From the genome of Ectobacillus sp. JY-23, one region includes:
- the veg gene encoding biofilm formation stimulator Veg, whose protein sequence is MTKRLTEIKDSLDGQLGRRLMLKANSGRRKTIERSGFLAETYPSVFVIQLDQEEYAFQRVSYSYADVLTETVELTFLDEQADGTAWSSH, encoded by the coding sequence ATGACAAAACGGTTAACTGAGATTAAAGATTCTTTAGACGGCCAGCTCGGAAGACGATTAATGTTAAAAGCCAATAGTGGGAGAAGAAAAACTATCGAACGCTCCGGCTTTTTAGCCGAAACATATCCCTCTGTTTTCGTCATACAACTTGACCAGGAAGAATATGCGTTTCAGCGTGTATCTTATAGCTATGCGGATGTATTAACAGAAACAGTAGAACTAACTTTCTTAGATGAACAAGCAGATGGCACGGCTTGGAGTAGTCATTAA
- the yabG gene encoding sporulation peptidase YabG, with translation MEVKIGDLVERASHQRDLLFRVIELREDHTNKVAVLFGEEFRLVADAPLDDLIIVSSHEYRERSKEGKNKLDRTYQLFQQDYRLVQQRNEYYSTSGYTADVNYFQLPGKVLHLDGDPLYLRKCLDLYAKIGVPVQGVHCKEEEMPQRIAELLIQFQPDILVITGHDSYTKSKGKIGDLHAYRNSRHFVQAVKEARQKYPSLDQLVIFAGACQSHFEALIRAGANFASSPSRINIHALDPVYVVAKISFTSFADRVNVWDVVRNTITGERGLGGIETRGILRTGLPFQHYED, from the coding sequence ATGGAGGTAAAGATTGGTGATTTAGTGGAAAGAGCGTCTCATCAGCGTGACCTTCTTTTTCGGGTAATTGAGTTACGGGAGGATCATACAAATAAAGTCGCGGTTCTGTTTGGAGAAGAATTTCGATTAGTCGCGGATGCGCCGCTTGATGATTTAATCATTGTTAGTTCACATGAATATAGAGAACGTTCTAAAGAAGGGAAAAACAAATTAGATCGCACATATCAGTTATTTCAGCAGGATTATCGTTTGGTTCAGCAGCGTAATGAGTATTACTCAACAAGTGGGTATACTGCAGATGTGAACTACTTTCAGTTACCAGGTAAGGTATTACATCTGGACGGAGATCCATTATATTTACGAAAATGCTTAGATTTATATGCCAAAATAGGAGTGCCTGTACAAGGTGTTCATTGTAAAGAAGAAGAAATGCCACAGAGAATTGCTGAACTATTAATACAATTTCAACCAGATATATTGGTGATTACCGGACATGATTCCTATACAAAAAGTAAAGGGAAAATAGGAGACCTACATGCTTATCGTAATTCTAGACACTTCGTACAGGCAGTGAAGGAAGCGAGGCAAAAGTATCCTTCTTTAGATCAACTTGTTATTTTTGCAGGAGCATGTCAATCCCATTTTGAGGCATTGATTCGGGCTGGAGCTAATTTTGCTAGCTCACCTTCAAGAATTAATATTCACGCATTGGATCCGGTGTATGTGGTTGCTAAAATCAGCTTTACATCGTTTGCTGATCGAGTAAACGTTTGGGATGTTGTACGGAATACCATTACAGGTGAGCGAGGACTTGGAGGGATTGAAACAAGGGGAATTTTACGAACCGGATTGCCATTTCAACATTACGAAGATTAA
- a CDS encoding small, acid-soluble spore protein, alpha/beta type — MSRRRGIMSEGFKEELAKELGFYDVVQKEGWGGIRAKDAGNMVKRAIEIAEERLASQKHQ, encoded by the coding sequence TTGAGTAGAAGACGAGGTATCATGTCAGAAGGTTTTAAAGAAGAATTGGCAAAAGAACTCGGTTTTTATGATGTTGTACAGAAGGAAGGCTGGGGAGGCATTCGTGCCAAAGATGCCGGAAACATGGTAAAGCGAGCCATCGAGATAGCTGAAGAACGGCTTGCAAGTCAGAAGCATCAATAG